In Drechmeria coniospora strain ARSEF 6962 chromosome 03, whole genome shotgun sequence, the DNA window ACCTTCTTGTCGCCCATTTTCAGGTGCTTCTTGCAGTCCTCGCAGTACCATTTCGCTGCCACCCTCTCGCGTCAGCGtccaaaaaaaaagaaagaaaacaaAGCAGAGGGCGGAGCGAGGAGGCTCGGACTCACTTTTCGAACCTGGCGCCACCTTGAGGCCGACGCACGCGAGGTGGAACCATTCGCGCTGGCATCGGTCGGCATCGCAAGCCACCATCTCGCCGTAGCTGACGCTGTTGCAGTAGCAGTAcgtcggctcgtcgccgtcgccgtcgtcgtcgtcgtcgtccccctGCGTTGGGCCCCTGctggcttcgtcgccgggcGGAGCGAGCGCCTGCGTGGCCGAGTTGATCTTGCgcttcttgccgccgccgccgttgtcCGTGTTTCGAACCGACCGTGGCCGCGCCGCCTCCTGGGCCGCCAGTATCGCCGGGGTCGACGGCTTGCTCGCCCGCCCGCTTTTGGTCATGACCGTTCCCAGCAGGCTGatcagcggcggcggcggcggcgcggatTCGCTCTGCtccgcgccgtcgcccccgcccgcgtcgtcgactcccGGAGTCGACGCCGGCTCGCCTTCCAACTCTCCGCCGCCCCCTTCGCTCTTGATCGGCTCCGGCTTCGCGCTCGACGCCTTGGGCGCGCTCGTCTCGTGGGCGGGTGGCGGGAAGGgagtggccgacgacggttcgctcgtcgtcaccgccgccgccgccgccgccgttccgTTGGGTttggacgaagccgacgacacGGCCCGCGCCCTGCCGTTGTCGGCATTCGACTGCAGCGAATTCCGTCGCGCTCGCGCCGACATGGGTCGAGGCGCGCCGCCCGGCGCCGGTGACCCGCGGGTTGTGATTCTCGGTTCGGGCAACGGTCCCATGACGGGCGACGAAGTGATGGAGGGCGACATGCCGTTCCTGTGGCGAGGCGCCATCGCGCTCGTGTCAGCGCCTATGCCAAACGAACATCgccggcggacgaggagaggaaggggggagagggcgagaggggagagggcgagaggggagggggcgggaagggaggaggggggataGATGGGCCATCATCGTACTTCTTTTTGGATTGGCCGCTGCCCGAAGGAAGCGCTTTCCGTTTCCTCGGCCcgtccggcgccggcgtccccCTCGGGCTGCTCGTCTTGACCTTGGGCGCGCTGTTGGCGAGGACGTTGCTCATGACACGCTCcatcggctcgccgccgttggtgGTCCTCTCCACCTTGCGTcgcttcggcggcgggttCCCGTTCGTCGAGGCGCCGCCAgagatgccgaggccgacattcccctcggccgtcctCCGCGCCTTTTGCGTcttcttgccctcgccctTGTTTCGGCCGGccaggtcgtcggcgtcggagtCGAGGTGCTGGTTCTTTTGGTTTCGCTTCGCCTGCACCGCCTGCTTCCGAGCGTCgctccgcgccgccgcctcgtcggccaatgcctgggcggcggccgagatggcggcggcaccgtcgcggCGGGCTCGTTCGGCGTGCGAGGCCTTGCTGTTTCGGTTCTCGGGGTACGCCCAGTGCGTCGTGCTGCCCCATTTCGCCTCGGCGCTGAACTCGTTCTCGAGGTGCGGCcagacgtcctcgacgcgggCGAGCTGCCGCTGGAGCGCCTCGTTGGCAGTCGAGAGCACGTGGttcttctcctcgagcgAGACGAGCATCTCCTGAATCTTCAGCGCCGTCTGTCGGAAGAGCTGCCGGCGCGGGACGTTGGCGTGGTCGAAGACGAACGAGGCGGTCGCCGTGGCTtcgtccgtcgacgcctgATGTGCCGAGCTCGCGCTCGAGTGCTTCTGCACCGCCGTGGATGCCGACGTCCGTGCcgccgcgctcgccgcctcggcctccacGTTCGCTGGCGGGTACGGCAAAGGCGTCGCGGCagcttcggcgacgagcttgaaGAGCTGCTCCTCGGGCGCGAAGAGTTTGGCGTCAACCTCCTTGAGCAGTGTAAAGTGACGGACGAGCTCCTTGGGGAGCGCCGTGATGGTGTCGGAAAAGTGCGTGATCGCCGGGAAGATGTCGATGGCCTGGTCGCTCGCCTGGCCGTCCCTGCCACCGCCGGGCCGGGAGGCGTTGGCGGCACTTCGCGCCGGGTTCGTGCGCGTCTGTCGGACCGGCTGGGACCTCCGATGCGCCGGAGCGTCCGCGGGGAGCGGCTTGGCCGActtcatcctcgccgaggcgacgaggccgttggacgcgacggtgacgacctGGTCGAGCTTGCTTTCGTCGCCGCACTCTGgcttccgacgacgacgagggcgattgGCCTTTGCGGAGGCGGCGTGCGCGAGGTCCAAAAGAATATCGGGAATTCGACTCGAGGTGAAGGATGGTCTATGCCATTGCCGCTCGGGGCCAGCGATTGCTCAAAGGGAAACGAAGTCTGGTGATGGGTGGAGGAAGAGAAAAGTggtggaggacgaggacgcagGCTGGCCACGCTCACTGCCCTAGGTTGgctggtacttgtactaggggtggtggtggtaggcTGGCGGCAATAATCGCTGGTAGCGAAGTACGGAGCGGTACGGCGTGATGGCTGGTCCGGtgcacgacgaggcgagtACAGTCAGGTACCTGCGTACCGAACAACCATTTAACgcttggtactccgtactgcacactTACAGCGCatatgctccgtacttgcgctgCAGCCGAGCCCTATGTTACCTGCTGCAGTGGTGCTAGGAGAATGCTGCCACCGCTTGCTTCGTTGCTACGGCCTGGAGCAATCTCCATCTGCAGGACTAGTGCGTAGGCTCCAGGACGTCCGTGTGATTTCGGGGAATAATCCTGCACTGACGGCGCTGTCCACGGCTCGCCAAAGCCTAACAAAGTACCATGGCAAAGGGCCTATCGCCCACGGCCCAACGTGGCCTAGCTGATCTCAGGCGCCCCCGTTCAGCGCCTCGGACGGGTTCAAGGTGTCTCGCTGGCgagcacccgcacccgccatctggcatgtacttactgtgcggTATTACTTACGTCTCCGTAACCCCCCCCGCCGATGGCAGCAGGAGAATCGGGAACGGAGGGGGGAATCGCTTCGTCATGGCTGTACGGGAGCATCCGAGGCGCTGATGAACCCCGGCCAACACCCAGGCTTCCCCTACACCCAGGCTCCCCCTACACCATCGACCGCGTGCTCGGGCCAGGATGCGTATGCCAGCGACAGAGACGTCATCGGGAATCCTCGCCAAGTACTAGGAAGTGCATGCCTTCGGCGCCGCGGGCAGCCAACGGCGATAAGTTGGTCGGCGGCCCATGGCCGTCGGGAAGAGGCAGATGAAAAATCACAATGAGCGCTATGAACCGTTCCGTCCGTCTCCCGGAAAGGACCGTCCTCCCATGCGTCGCCCCCTCGGGCCGTTGCGAGGACCGTGGCTCGCAGGCAGCGTCGCGGCAGCAGTGCGGCACCGACCATTCATTCCGCCAGCCGTCGTGTCTTTGCATTCCAGGCCCTGTCCGGGTTGTCGTCCCTCTCCCTCTGCTTCTGCCTCCACTGCCACTCCAGCATGACCCATATGAAATGTTGCAGGTCAAAGTCGGGCCAGTAGCACTCGAGAAAGAAAATGTGCGTGTCCTGGTGGCACTGCCAGAGCATAAAGTCGCTTAGTCGCTCGACACCGCTAGTTCTGACGAAAAGTTCCAGGGGGGGGTCGAGCgccgtgtacatgtgcttctcgagcgtctcgacCGTGATGGTCTCGGGGTTCGGCAGGTGCGAGGCGCCGTACGGCCCGTGCCTCGACCACAGGTGCGGCTTCGGGGAGTCGGGCGacagcgtcgtcgacgtcgagtctccgccgtcgccgtcggcgttcttctcggcctcgtcgccgtcggaccCCGCCGTCTCGTAGGGCGACTCGTCCGCGATGGTGTCGAGCTGCGTCGACAGAATCTTCTGCCGGATGCGCGAGGGCGAGAAGGGTGTGCTCTTGGGTGGCGGCGGGGCGAGGAACTCTTCCACCGTCGACCGtatggccgtcgtcatctcgGCCCTCGACGTGTAGGGAAAGCAAATGTTGAGCACGGCCCTGGACCCATGTCAGTCAGCACCAGTTCGTCACGCCCAGGGTGGCCACGACCGACTTGTTGTTGTGTCGCGTCCTGGCAacggccttgtcgacgacTTGGAGAACGTCCTCGCGGATCATCTCCCGCTGCCCGAGGACCCGCACGCAGGCGCCGTAGCGGTCGAGGATGTCGCCGCACGTCGTCAGCTGCTCGAGCTTCACCTTGGCCAGCTGCATAAGCCCTTCCACCTCGTGCTTCGGTCGGTTGAAGTTTTCCACGCTGAAGGCGTAGACGGTGACGACCTTGACGCCGCAACGGTAGCAAATCTCCATGATCTAGAGGGCAGCCAGCGTTAGCCTCGCGCTCCGGCCGGCTCGGAcatccgacgaggagggagaggaaggaTACCCGAGCAAGAGCCTCAAAGCCTCGGTGGTGGCCCTCGACAGTCTCCATCCGATGCGTGCGGGCGTATCTTCGGTTGCCGTCCATCTCAAAGGCGACGTGCTGAGGGATCGGGCCCTGCCTGAGGGCGCCGATGAGCAAACTGCGCAGCTGGCGAAGAGCCCATTCTCCCGGCGGAGACTCCAGGATCAGCCGACGCAGGAAAGAGACGGAATCAGACATTTCGACCGAGCATGCAAGAGCCGATCGGCAACGAGGCCGCCCGTTCGAGGCAGCGGTTGGACGGATCGAAGGGGGACGGGCCAGATATCCAATGCGGCGAGgagcggcgagcgagcggagGTTCAAGGTATATCAGTCAGGAAGATGGGTATTCGTCGCGCTGCATGGTGGCCTGAGCAAACAGGGATGGAGACGAGGATGTGGATGGTGatgagggaggggggggtgagggtgggaggaggatgggggACGAGAAAAGGATAGGGAGACGAGGCAGGCAGTCGAGGTGAAGAGTGAGACCACGACAGCCAGTGGCGGAGTCGTAGATCGCGTCGGTGGATGGAGGGAGGATTTGGACAGAGTCGGGAGAGGCAGGTTCCACTCCAAGGGCGTCAGGGCATCCTATGCACGCTGTGGCCCTGATCCTGGCGGGAGTACCTGTCAAGTACACGGAAGAGGGGCGTGCCAGGGGCGGGCTTGCAGGCAACCGTAGGCGGGTTGTATGTATCTCTGGagtacacaagtacagcgtacttaagtactgtacgtactaaCTTACGGGGGGGTTGTAGCCTTTGGCGGACGGCGACTCGCCTCAACCGCTTCACGCTTCACGCCGTGCgccgcaccgtcgtcgagctgacATGCGTGAACCTGACGTGGGATGCCGGACGAGCTGGCGGATTCGACACGACGGTGCCATGTGCCCTGCCGTCACCGCCATCTTTTCCCTTCTCAGGCTCGTTCAGTGGCCCCGTCCGAGTTCCGCAGCGGTGGGTGAAAGCCAGGCCTGACGTCGAGGCTAGAGCTAGGCCGATGCGCCACCTTCAGCTGCGGCCTCGGAACTTTGGCACACTTGACGTCGCCACGAGGTCGGTCTGGAGGAACTGGTGATCATCCCGAAAGTCAGCCGGGGAAGCCGTCCGGTCTGCGATTCGCAAGGAAAGGTTTCAGGAGCAGGAACCCTTGACGACGGATAGAGAGCGCGCCTGCATTGTATTTGCATCGATGGTGGGCGCAAATACCATGTCCGCTGTGTTGCGACACGTTGGGGCCGTCGCTGGTCCTCTTCGACAGCGAAACTCGGGCTCAATTCCGTCACTTTTAGCTGCTGGCAGTGCCTCGCCTCGTTCTCCTTTGTCGATCCACCGTTCCGTTCAGGCTACGGTCCAGCCTAGCATCCGTCTGATCTGTTCTGATCTGGTAATTATGATCTGGTCCGGTCTGATCTGATCTGGACTGGCCAGGCCTGGGCCGAAACTTGCCGctttttttcttctttcATTCGCCTTTTTTTCATTTTACCGCCAGTTGCCAACATCCGCAGCGCAGCGCTCGGAGCCCTCACTGAGTCCCAACGCCTGACCCCGCCAACGCCTGCTGGCTGCACGCCATCTGCCACCTGCCAACTGCCGCAGCCATGCCGCGGATAGATGCTCGGAAACGGCCCTGGATAcgtctacagtacggagtacggagtacattgaTGTACAATGTACGCTTGAAGGCCATGCATAGGATATGTTAGCCAGAAGCACAGGATATATTTTCGTGCAAGTATTGCGTTGTATCCACTCCGGCTCAGCAGTGCCTTACGGCGATAGGCTTGCAGCATTCTCTCCGTACTTCAATCGGAAGCATGGGCCTAATTCGTGTCGCGCACACCCGCAAACTGGTGCAGATAAAACGCAGTCATGCAAGGGTACGCGACGAGTATCGCAGCAAACCAGATGGTGCATGCATTTGTGTCAGTGCTTGTAGTTGCGAGGGCAGCTCGTTTGGCGTATGGACCCGAGAAGATGATATCTCAGCCCCGAATCCTTCTGCCATTTCAAGTCTAGGTCAGTAGGTACATGTCCACCTACGGGGCActctgcacggagtattacttattGTACTGCGCCGAGTCTTCACCATACTCGTAATACcaccgtacatgcaggtctagtacctagtaagtattagtacggagtgcatttATAGGTGTGAGGTACTGTCAGTGTCAAGCAGTACTCTGCACACGGTCCCGCCTGTTGtttgtacttactaggtacttgggcACAGCACTTCTGTAAATgtcctgcaagtactttagtacttagtattaGTGGAAATATCCACAGACATTGACCTCGCTCAGGGGCTTACAGGGGCCATGTCGGGATTGAAAGCGTTctctgcacttgtacagtatggaaACGGCGGCTACGGGTACGAGGTATTATTTTGATACTGGACAAAGTTCGGAGACATGTCGTATCCTACTAtccttacggagtactgtgcagtaagtactgtacttacattaatgtgctgtactgtaagtacagtgcatgcatcGATAAGTTGGACGGAGCAAAGTCCCCACCAACCAGGCActctacttgtacgtacttgctggGTTCAAATGtacatgttctccgtactaggtacagtgggtgtaggtactctgtacgcctatctttgtacttgctgtacagtacacttgtaatacctacacctacggagtaccaagtagGTGCTAACCTAGTAGTAAATACAGAGTAatactagtacggagtgcagtacataCGTGTACGTGTGCATTGGCAAAACCAAGCATTgacgcgtactgtacttagtgaGTCGTACCCTGTCCACTCGTACTTCACCTTGGCACCGGCTTAGTGATGTACCCCTAGCATCCCATCCCACGGTGAAAGAGTACCAACtgatactgtacttgcacccgtACGAAGCTGAGAGCTTCATCATTCCCCACCGCACATGAAAGCGCGGCCCCGATATGCCCTACGCTGTATCTCGCAGTCGTCAAGGCAAAGTACATCAACCAGGACGCTAGGAAGAGATTGCTTGATAGTTTCAGATGACTGCTCCGAGGCGGGAAGATCTAGATGCTAGTCCCGTAGCGTCGAATGTTTCCAGACGAGCCTACTTGTgttcgtacatgtacttgcatatacTTGGGAAGGCAGC includes these proteins:
- a CDS encoding dehydrodolichyl diphosphate synthase — protein: MSDSVSFLRRLILESPPGEWALRQLRSLLIGALRQGPIPQHVAFEMDGNRRYARTHRMETVEGHHRGFEALARIMEICYRCGVKVVTVYAFSVENFNRPKHEVEGLMQLAKVKLEQLTTCGDILDRYGACVRVLGQREMIREDVLQVVDKAVARTRHNNKAVLNICFPYTSRAEMTTAIRSTVEEFLAPPPPKSTPFSPSRIRQKILSTQLDTIADESPYETAGSDGDEAEKNADGDGGDSTSTTLSPDSPKPHLWSRHGPYGASHLPNPETITVETLEKHMYTALDPPLELFVRTSGVERLSDFMLWQCHQDTHIFFLECYWPDFDLQHFIWVMLEWQWRQKQRERDDNPDRAWNAKTRRLAE